TTGACCCTTCCAAGGGGATGGAAAGCATCAAGGAGCCAAGGTTGAGCCTCCCAGGTTGGCTGAGGAGCCAAGGTTGatgcctccaggctgggggaaacCATCCAGGAGCCAAAGTTAACCCCTCCCAAGGACCCCCCCAGGTGGCAGAAGCCatcctggagccatggttgaccCCCCCAAGGTTGTGGAAACCAccaagcagccagagctgagctctgcaagttggttgagcagccagagctgagccctctgAGGTGACAGCATCAAGGAGCCCAAACTTGTCCCCTGCCCAAGCTGCCTGAACAGCCCAACCCTGACCCCCCCCAGGCCGCAGAGGCCTCAGGGAGCCAACCCTGACCCCCCCGAGGCCGCAGAGGCCTCAGGGAGCCAACCCTGACCCCCCCAAGGCCGCAGAGGCCTCAGGGAGCCAACCCTGACCCCCCCCAAGGCCGCAGAGGCCTCAGGGAGCCAACCCTGACCCCCCCCAGGCCGCAGAGGCCTCAGGGAGCCAACCCTGACCCCCCCAAGGCCGCAGAGGCCTCAGGGAGCCAACCTCGACCCCTCTGCGCGtggcctgagcagccccaggccgcCCCCCGGCCGCGGGGCTCGGGGGGCCCAgtcctgccccctcctcgccGGGCGGTGGCCTCCTCAGGGGGCTGTCTGCAGCATCAAGTTCCTCAGCAGTTTCTGCCTCCCCACCTCGTAGTCCTCCTCGTCCACGTTGACCAGCAGCTTGATGGCCTCGTGCCCCACCGCCTGCTTCAGCGAGTCCGTGATGAAGACTCCCTTGAGGGCCTCCAGCAGGGAGCCGTTGATGTAGTCGCGCCAGAAGGCGTCGAGGTAGGTGAGCTCGGAGAACTTGATGTCGCAGATGATGGAGCCCAGGTCCCTGGACTTGAGGATGGTGTTGGCCTGGTTGAAGCGCTCGAACTGCCGCTCCAGGGGGTCCTGCTTGTTGGAGAAGACGTTGCCCTGCAGCGCCGTCTCGTGCTGGCAGTACTCGGCGCGCACCCGCAGGCGGATGTCTGCCGGGGGcaagaggcagctgctgagggagcaccCCCCAGGGGCGGGGCGGGAGctccccaaccccaccctgccatggcccCTCCCTGCAAGCCACACCCTGCCACGGCCCCACCcgggttggggagggggagcacaAAGAAGGTGAtgctgaagggacctccaaagttgGTGTggaatggcttggaagggaccatggagggcacccagttccaaccacccccCCGCCATCATcaccatggaatgggttgggttggaccCTCAAGGTCACCCTGtacccccaacccctcccattccccaactcccctgcacccccacaccccctccaaGCATCCCCTGCACCCCCAAGCGGCCTCACCGCAGGTTTGCTTCTCCTTTGGGTCTGGGGTCGCAGACTTCCTCCTCTTGCGGTGGCCGCCCAGGAGGCTGCGGCCGCGCCCCGGCCGCTTGGGGCCCAGCTGGGGGccggcaggggagcagcaaacCACAGGGTGGTGGGGAGGCACTGCGGGGGGGAACAGGGATCAGGGGACACCGAGACCCCCACTGCACCCCAAGCCCTTGGGACAGCCTGGGGGTGCTTCCTGCCTCactgtcccctgccccccaccaaaGGGGAAAGccccccccaaatcctgctccagtcccaccgctgccacccctcctgcccagctgtgccccccaaCCTTGACCAAGAGaggacccctcccccctgccaaacGACACCCCAAGactcagcagctgcccccccAGTTCAACTTCCCCCCCCATGtgtggggctggtggcagctgggcCGGGACAGAGGGGAAGCCACTGGGGAGCAGACAAGATCCCCATGGAGCaaagccccccaggagccccccaggccctgcGCTGCCCCCACCTGATTTGTGTGGGGGGGCCAGGCCCTGCTCGCTGCGCCCTGCGGCCCGCGGCGTCACGTAGCGGATGGAGGTCTCCTCCAGGTACTTATCCACCAGGTCCGGGCACACTGTGGGCACAGGGGTGTGGGAGcccggggcaggaggggcacacggggcagcctgggggggctccaggtgcagcacccccggggagcaggagggggtcTCAGGGGGCATGTCTCGGGGGGAGCGTCTCAGGGGTCATCACGCTGCGGGTCTGGGGTTGGGTCTTGG
The Dryobates pubescens isolate bDryPub1 chromosome 41 unlocalized genomic scaffold, bDryPub1.pri SUPER_41_unloc_2, whole genome shotgun sequence genome window above contains:
- the DEDD gene encoding death effector domain-containing protein isoform X2, yielding MAAPKRRRGQAWPEEGGEGEHGLYSLHRMFEVVGSQLTHRDVRVLSFLFVDVIDDYERGRIRGGRDFLLALERQGRCDESNLRQVLQLLRIITRHDLLPYVTLKRRRAVCPDLVDKYLEETSIRYVTPRAAGRSEQGLAPPHKSVPPHHPVVCCSPAGPQLGPKRPGRGRSLLGGHRKRRKSATPDPKEKQTCDIRLRVRAEYCQHETALQGNVFSNKQDPLERQFERFNQANTILKSRDLGSIICDIKFSELTYLDAFWRDYINGSLLEALKGVFITDSLKQAVGHEAIKLLVNVDEEDYEVGRQKLLRNLMLQTAP
- the DEDD gene encoding death effector domain-containing protein isoform X3, giving the protein MAAPKRRRGQAWPEEGGEGEHGLYSLHRMFEVVGSQLTHRDVRVLSFLFVDVIDDYERGRIRGGRDFLLALERQGRCDESNLRQVLQLLRIITRHDLLPYVTLKRRRAVCPDLVDKYLEETSIRYVTPRAAGRSEQGLAPPHKSVPPHHPVVCCSPAGPQLGPKRPGRGRSLLGGHRKRRKSATPDPKEKQTCGPPGAAVRALQPGQHHPQVQGPGLHHLRHQVLRAHLPRRLLARLHQRLPAGGPQGSLHHGLAEAGGGARGHQAAGQRGRGGLRGGHSLQPAAAGAARPGLQGGRAGAGAERAQRFPLL